A single Syngnathoides biaculeatus isolate LvHL_M chromosome 18, ASM1980259v1, whole genome shotgun sequence DNA region contains:
- the zbtb21 gene encoding zinc finger and BTB domain-containing protein 21 — MESLVHYSYPAHALSVLGLLNEQRLRGHMCDVVLIVADQRYQAHKSVLAASSEYFQSLFTRMDDTALKVVNLDFCEPDAFEIVLNYIYSSSLFVDKDSLSAIQELGYTLGIPFLTNIVSTRPHASYCISRKRLNYTEGDDIDVQTRSVIVCRVRDDVSEPSCPSYQTKTSESSSSLVTTELTQPPLELNSCESIRNSKSITCTSPEQSEASGKRSTHPSIFKGNPSYISSIRPLLKTSASLSDAELQHIRLPSCLDQDMRQESGEQEPNYSNKVSFKGQTSELNQTIDRSGPLIKSLLRRSLSMDSPVPVFSPTLELKELQNHEQSVVKMASKASDSQIPAHNGNARTSPIILKSKCHSRCDGQTQVEREHSVKVEPSSPLADPRDIIRITVGEALPVNLKNLQSNYEQCSKASFIPFGKRKERPDNRRYPFKKNKIVKEYTVSPEENTSEVVSQSTTDENNDESPPNKIFTCWNCFKVFRSSAGLHRHVNMYHNPEKPYACDICHKRFHTNFKVWTHCQTQHGVLQNPASSSSSPVMDDRFQKKLIDIVREREIKKALLWKLKRNKQALQSSTLCKKRSRSNFVCPYCRKVFVFQSQYRQHLRTHPAEKADKDTEGENILYQEQDGVIHQNDSDAGVYACRLCNMKLPSLIEQGDHERGCRHSTVCPYCGLRFSSPTVKKDHEVHCKYKKLTCLECMRTFKSSFSIWRHQVEVHNNNMMNIKEQMNLRQQEHNEGMSEMFIEEHYTSEPLARESSIYNDSSGTPMYDSEDSSSYLPEDLSMGHHGKLVVKEEPLEEALSEREETEPSQTGLEEPGVWPCEKCGSLFSSRKDLERHQELLCHIKPFICHICNKAFRTNFRLWSHFQSHMSSTSEHGAKEMDEHPPPFSPSPPMTSQNSERPSSQASVLTQAGPAVVSAGNECSSPEPSMSSVNNNKIHAQSEQQPRSHSPVPRSNSLENSSGAQDSETLFYHAPSLSALTFKRQYMCKLCHRTFKTAFSLWSHEQSHGHV; from the coding sequence ATGGAGAGCCTAGTGCACTACAGTTATCCTGCCCATGCCCTCTCCGTTCTGGGGCTGCTCAATGAGCAGCGTCTCCGAGGCCACATGTGTGATGTGGTGCTAATTGTGGCGGATCAGCGGTACCAAGCCCATAAAAGCGTTCTTGCTGCCAGTAGTGAATATTTCCAGTCCCTCTTTACCAGGATGGATGATACAGCACTGAAGGTTGTAAACCTGGACTTTTGTGAGCCTGATGCCTTTGAGATAGTTCTAAATTATATTTACTCCTCTTCCCTTTTTGTGGACAAAGACAGTCTTTCAGCTATTCAAGAGCTGGGCTACACCTTGGGAATTCCTTTTCTCACCAACATCGTTTCCACAAGGCCACATGCATCATATTGCATCTCGAGAAAAAGACTGAATTATACAGAAGGGGATGACATTGATGTCCAGACAAGGAGCGTCATTGTGTGCCGCGTAAGGGATGATGTGTCTGAACCCTCATGTCCAAGCTATCAGACAAAAACATCTGAAAGCTCATCATCTCTTGTCACAACCGAGTTAACTCAGCCTCCTTTAGAACTCAACTCCTGTGAATCAATCAGAAACTCGAAATCAATCACTTGTACATCACCCGAACAAAGTGAAGCTTCTGGAAAGaggtccacccatccatccattttcaaagggAATCCATCATACATCTCTTCTATTAGGCCCCTACTGAAAACATCTGCATCACTTAGTGATGCTGAGTTGCAGCATATCAGATTGCCATCTTGCTTAGACCAGGACATGAGACAGGAGTCTGGGGAGCAGGAGCCTAACTACAGCAACAAAGTGTCCTTTAAGGGTCAGACCTCTGAACTGAACCAGACTATTGACCGGAGCGGTCCACTCATAAAAAGTTTACTTCGAAGATCGTTATCCATGGACAGCCCTGTTCCAGTCTTCTCACCCACACTGGAGCTCAAGGAGCTGCAAAATCACGAGCAGTCAGTCGTTAAAATGGCATCGAAGGCGTCAGACTCCCAAATACCAGCTCACAATGGCAATGCAAGAACATCTCCCATTATTCTCAAGTCAAAGTGCCACAGCAGATGCGATGGACAAACTCAGGTAGAAAGAGAGCACAGTGTAAAAGTGGAGCCCAGCAGTCCACTCGCTGACCCCCGGGACATAATTCGAATCACAGTTGGTGAAGCTTTGCCAGTCAATCTTAAAAACTTGCAATCAAATTACGAACAGTGTTCCAAGGCTAGCTTCATTCCTTTTGGGAAGCGAAAAGAGAGGCCGGACAACAGACGATACCCATTCAAGAAGAACAAAATAGTTAAGGAATACACCGTTTCCCCGGAGGAGAACACGTCAGAAGTTGTGTCTCAAAGCACCACAGACGAGAACAATGACGAGTCGCCCCCGAACAAGATTTTTACTTGCTGGAACTGTTTCAAGGTTTTCCGGTCCAGTGCTGGACTGCATCGACATGTAAATATGTACCACAACCCTGAAAAGCCATACGCTTGTGACATCTGCCACAAGCGCTTCCATACTAACTTCAAAGTGTGGACACACTGTCAAACTCAGCATGGTGTCCTACAAAACCCGGCATCATCTTCCAGCTCCCCAGTGATGGATGATAGGTTCCAAAAGAAACTGATAGACATTGTCCGAGAGCGAGAGATAAAGAAAGCTTTGCTCTGGAAGCTCAAAAGGAATAAACAAGCTTTGCAGTCTTCCACTCTCTGCAAAAAGCGGTCAAGGTCCAACTTTGTATGTCCCTATTGTAGGAAAGTGTTTGTCTTTCAGTCACAGTATAGGCAGCATTTAAGGACACATCCTGCAGAAAAAGCTGACAAGGACACAGAAGGGGAGAACATCCTCTACCAGGAACAGGATGGAGTGATTCACCAGAATGATTCCGATGCTGGTGTGTATGCCTGTAGACTCTGTAATATGAAGTTGCCTTCACTCATCGAGCAGGGTGATCATGAGAGGGGTTGTCGGCATTCCACCGTTTGCCCGTACTGTGGCCTTAGATTCTCGAGTCCAACAGTCAAGAAAGACCACGAGGTGCACTGCAAGTACAAGAAACTGACATGTCTTGAATGCATGCGAACCTTCAAGTCCTCCTTCAGCATTTGGCGCCACCAGGTGGAGgtgcacaacaacaacatgatgaATATTAAGGAACAGATGAATCTCAGGCAACAAGAGCACAATGAAGGAATGTCAGAAATGTTCATAGAGGAGCATTACACTAGTGAGCCTCTTGCAAGAGAGAGCAGTATCTACAATGACTCCTCGGGCACACCTATGTATGATTCAGAAGACTCGTCATCCTATCTGCCTGAGGATCTAAGCATGGGCCATCATGGCAAACTAGTGGTGAAAGAAGAGCCGCTGGAGGAGGCTCTGAGTGAGCGGGAAGAAACTGAGCCCAGCCAAACAGGACTGGAAGAACCTGGTGTGTGGCCTTGTGAGAAATGTGGAAGTCTTTTCAGCTCTCGAAAAGACCTGGAGCGACACCAGGAGCTCTTGTGCCACATCAAGCCCTTCATCTGCCACATCTGCAACAAAGCCTTCAGGACCAACTTTCGCCTTTGGAGCCACTTTCAGTCGCACATGTCTAGCACGAGTGAACACGGAGCCAAAGAGATGGACGAGCACCCCCCacctttttccccctctcctccAATGACCTCTCAAAACTCTGAACGGCCCtcttcacaggcctctgtgctCACCCAAGCGGGGCCCGCCGTGGTTTCAGCAGGTAACGAGTGCAGCAGCCCTGAGCCCTCCATGTCAtcggtgaacaacaacaagatCCACGCTCAATCTGAGCAGCAGCCTCGCAGCCATAGTCCCGTGCCAAGGTCAAACAGCTTGGAGAATTCAAGTGGGGCTCAGGACTCAGAGACCCTCTTTTACCACGCACCATCTCTCTCTGCGTTGACCTTCAAAAGGCAGTACATGTGCAAACTGTGTCATAGGACCTTCAAAACAGCTTTCAGTCTCTGGAGCCATGAGCAAAGCCATGGCCATGTTTAA